A single genomic interval of Streptomyces graminofaciens harbors:
- a CDS encoding RHS repeat-associated core domain-containing protein, whose product MGRGVRVAARRARFVSVGLASVMLAGLLSAVVPQQATAAADDTTPVVPSQSLGSVPQQQAEEVGKPLPAPRWPSAAEATVDLSEAAPGEAGTVAPEPSASSPTRSADGGEDTQVADVVEVAPVVEASGAEAQLGSARLTEGETASPSPGISETGETAADPSGESPEADSATVPDPEGSSSDEPAADAVSPDQVDVRVLDREDVAPAGGIGLGLEVTRTDGVDVSGEVQVAIDYSGFKYAYGGDFASRLRLVKVPACALQTPGAAGCTDREVVPTENNTDSGTLTATVTAAADTTTEGASTQLMREAASSGGSVFLLNTGSSSDEGDYRASTLSPTGSWDVSTGSGAFTYNLPIQMPEPPMGSAPSLALTYNSQSVDGRTSASNNQSSWAGMGWDLNVGYIERRYRNCTEDGLPTIGDMCWDSPNSADEPSGAVYVINLNGVTSELIQDNTGSGAYHVKDDPGWRVQRLLNGHGAGRDGEYWVISSQDGHRYYFGWGRSERTGTATASVFTVPVVGNDAGEPCHDQFPEPCTQAWRWNLDRVVDANEVETMYFYDKEYNHYRSVATTDKARQYVSSGYVKEIQYGWSSQITGGKVPAKVELSHVNRCIERVNENDPLRDEPAACPTFDAKPTSYPDVPVDLMCDGTSADYECAGKTYYPTFFSTDMLWDIKTYVSDQDGTGWDLVQQYQNKYGMPNPNGTIGKTLWLDYVQRRTYGNGTDLVLPVINFNRVDLDNKVGSAELNFPRIEEIHGDLGATTTVSYGFANPCDSDNLPTQASNTQDCYWQKWTPEGETEARTGWFKKFLVTQVEVDPTVTINQDGAPKMTTSYAYEDGAGWRFTNDPLTKDEDESWSDWRGYQEVQVSTGAGTGKKAKKYWLYRGLDGDRTSKTDASATKTVKVNNGDGSEFTDHDWLAGKVLSTSLRDDQDVSHERTYHSYWSHNTAQYDGLPDARFVRESKTTTSTKVSGGWREHTVENEYDDTEAASTTFGLPMRVDDWGEPNVSDNRCTTYGRAYNTDNYDSTGAQRWTVLQDQTKHYSVGCSSIADSNQDGYATTLYDGATSVAGNKPVDGNPTEARTYTKSGTYRSTWSGYDYAGRVVWTEDGKHNRTTTTYSPANTWPLDGVTTTTPDPDGTASARTGLTSTVWTSRFWGTPTTVKDANGHSTNVTLDSAGRVVEVWKPTESGSSPSMKFSYSIPTSTNSAEVPDAVDGYPHVASHVLQSGTTYLTSHAYMDGLGRARETQTPLPSDLDAATNQTLPYRQVAVTRYDSAGQVTGTSAVFRNQGTAGSGGPSSPQVAELPSYNDLVLDWVGRTVTSRIQAYGVTQDEGQVTTTYNGDYTVVQPAVGPPTDTYTDVYGQVSKVVEHSGSSTFTTAYAYSGKGELKQITDPRGNNTFYTYDWTGQRITVDDPDAGDSTTEYDANGKISKTTSNGGKTVLTYGYDNLGRKTAVSSGSDELAAWTWDGLNITNGKGKITSTSSRDTAGNTYTIKVGSFDARGRALSSTVTIPAGINGLAGNYTTSLTYDAADHVTKVIYPSAGGLAEETVTTAYDAYGYPSRLTSTLGSTVYIDGTAYDAYGRLVERNYGTGIGGNGIRAKRSYAYDDSNGTRWLKTIATTTTVDELVTEAQKDTYTYDLTGRITELREQATGQTAQSQCFRYDDQRRLSRAFTHSTAGICANTAQTTSDFTGTAPYQTAYTYDRMGNLQSATDTNSAGVATLRDYIYPGYDDAGTWTTANAAWPHGVRKIINKTSGTATQTDTFTYDDNGTMTQRVEEPAAAEKTTTDYTWTKLAQLSTVKTTKPSGSELTRYAYDADGNLLLRTTPQETVASFGGTELRTTNGTKVTATRYYTNGAATVAMRTTKGTTATNGKLTYLLADTQASTQLTVDASTGTPTRRRYTPFGDERNGTLPTGTDNGFLGKTEDTSTGLSLLGARAYDPHLGRFLSPDPLSAPYSPQNLSAYSYSRNDPINYSDPSGLMETCGAYSVTCPGPDTDTEPKKRSGGGSGGGGGTTTATGTGAGGSNSDGGCGSWGFVSSVCRGVGETFYGLISNVPHTVEYTGWIFDGDCRNGGGPGSPGCDYGAQFDAWVAGYGYDTSSDAYQVPSALAAIFSHRPSYRGKGAADSKGSIIGATTKSTHWALVEVRDAEGVKVNAYTLRSGSQTPEEAALGFPNNTQASHTESRATRMSGGSPTVRIPGDRYAKLAPVSPGDTVTIHGTKNPCSQCQGSMRRAAAETGATFVYVWGNRTWSTAGE is encoded by the coding sequence ATGGGGCGGGGGGTTCGAGTGGCTGCTCGGCGCGCGCGTTTTGTCTCGGTCGGCCTTGCGAGTGTGATGCTTGCGGGTTTGCTGTCGGCGGTGGTGCCGCAACAGGCCACCGCGGCTGCCGATGACACGACACCGGTCGTTCCGTCGCAGTCTCTCGGCTCGGTCCCGCAGCAGCAGGCCGAGGAGGTCGGCAAGCCGCTTCCCGCGCCGAGGTGGCCGAGTGCGGCGGAGGCAACGGTCGATCTGTCCGAGGCAGCTCCTGGTGAGGCGGGCACAGTGGCTCCCGAACCGTCCGCATCGTCCCCCACGCGCAGCGCGGACGGGGGCGAGGACACACAGGTCGCCGACGTCGTCGAGGTAGCCCCCGTCGTGGAGGCGTCCGGTGCCGAGGCCCAACTGGGCTCGGCCCGGCTGACTGAGGGCGAGACCGCCTCGCCAAGCCCGGGCATCTCCGAAACAGGGGAGACCGCAGCGGACCCGTCGGGCGAGAGCCCGGAAGCCGATTCCGCTACGGTGCCGGACCCGGAAGGGTCCTCGTCGGACGAGCCCGCTGCGGATGCGGTCTCCCCGGACCAGGTGGATGTGCGGGTCCTGGACCGTGAGGATGTGGCCCCGGCCGGTGGTATCGGTCTCGGCCTGGAGGTCACCCGGACCGACGGGGTGGACGTTTCCGGTGAGGTCCAGGTCGCCATCGACTACTCCGGCTTCAAGTACGCCTACGGTGGTGACTTCGCCTCCCGCCTCCGCCTGGTGAAGGTCCCCGCCTGCGCACTGCAGACGCCGGGAGCGGCAGGCTGCACGGACCGTGAGGTCGTGCCGACAGAGAACAACACGGACTCCGGCACCCTGACCGCCACCGTGACGGCGGCCGCCGACACGACGACAGAGGGCGCCTCGACGCAGCTCATGCGCGAGGCCGCGAGCAGCGGTGGCAGCGTGTTCCTGCTGAACACGGGCTCTTCTTCCGACGAGGGTGACTACCGGGCGTCGACGCTCTCGCCGACCGGCTCATGGGACGTCTCGACCGGCTCGGGCGCATTCACGTACAACCTTCCGATCCAGATGCCGGAGCCGCCTATGGGTTCCGCGCCGTCGCTGGCGCTGACGTACAACTCGCAGTCCGTGGACGGCCGTACGTCCGCGTCGAACAACCAGTCCTCCTGGGCCGGCATGGGCTGGGACCTCAACGTCGGCTACATCGAGCGCCGCTACCGCAACTGCACCGAGGACGGCCTGCCGACCATCGGCGATATGTGCTGGGACTCGCCGAACTCCGCCGATGAGCCCTCGGGCGCGGTGTACGTCATCAACCTCAACGGGGTCACCTCGGAGCTGATCCAGGACAACACCGGCAGTGGCGCGTACCACGTGAAGGACGACCCGGGCTGGCGTGTGCAGCGCCTGCTCAACGGGCACGGCGCGGGCCGCGACGGCGAATACTGGGTGATCTCCTCCCAGGACGGCCACCGCTACTACTTCGGCTGGGGCCGCTCGGAGCGCACCGGCACCGCGACCGCCTCCGTCTTCACCGTGCCCGTCGTCGGCAACGACGCCGGTGAGCCCTGCCACGACCAGTTCCCCGAGCCGTGCACCCAGGCCTGGCGCTGGAACCTCGACCGGGTGGTCGACGCCAACGAGGTCGAGACCATGTACTTCTACGACAAGGAGTACAACCACTACCGCTCGGTCGCCACCACCGACAAGGCACGCCAGTACGTCTCCTCCGGCTACGTGAAGGAGATCCAGTACGGCTGGTCCTCCCAGATCACCGGCGGCAAGGTCCCGGCGAAGGTCGAGCTGAGCCACGTCAACCGCTGTATCGAGCGCGTCAACGAGAACGACCCGCTGCGCGACGAGCCCGCTGCCTGCCCCACCTTCGACGCCAAACCGACCTCGTACCCGGACGTGCCCGTCGATCTCATGTGTGACGGCACGTCGGCGGACTACGAGTGCGCGGGCAAGACGTACTACCCCACGTTCTTCTCCACGGACATGCTGTGGGACATCAAGACCTACGTCAGTGACCAGGACGGCACCGGCTGGGACCTGGTGCAGCAGTACCAGAACAAGTACGGCATGCCGAACCCCAACGGGACGATCGGCAAGACGCTGTGGCTGGACTACGTGCAGCGCCGGACGTACGGCAACGGCACCGACCTCGTCCTGCCGGTGATCAACTTCAACCGGGTCGACCTGGACAACAAGGTCGGCTCCGCCGAACTCAACTTCCCCCGCATCGAGGAGATCCACGGCGACCTCGGGGCCACCACCACCGTGTCCTACGGGTTCGCCAACCCCTGCGACAGCGACAACCTGCCCACCCAGGCGTCCAACACGCAGGACTGCTACTGGCAGAAGTGGACCCCGGAAGGCGAGACCGAGGCCCGCACCGGCTGGTTCAAGAAGTTCCTGGTCACCCAGGTTGAAGTCGACCCGACGGTGACGATCAACCAGGACGGCGCCCCGAAGATGACCACCTCGTACGCCTACGAGGACGGCGCCGGCTGGCGGTTCACCAACGACCCCCTCACCAAGGACGAGGACGAATCCTGGTCCGACTGGCGCGGCTACCAGGAGGTCCAGGTCTCCACGGGCGCGGGCACCGGCAAGAAGGCCAAGAAGTACTGGCTCTACCGGGGCCTGGACGGCGACCGCACCTCCAAGACCGACGCATCAGCAACCAAGACCGTCAAGGTCAACAACGGTGACGGCAGCGAATTCACCGACCACGACTGGCTGGCCGGGAAGGTGCTGTCCACGTCCTTGCGGGACGATCAGGACGTCTCCCACGAACGCACTTACCACTCGTACTGGTCCCACAACACCGCCCAGTACGACGGTCTGCCCGACGCCCGCTTCGTCCGCGAGTCCAAGACCACGACCAGCACCAAAGTCAGCGGCGGCTGGCGCGAGCACACGGTGGAGAACGAGTACGACGACACCGAGGCTGCCTCCACCACCTTCGGCCTGCCCATGCGCGTAGACGACTGGGGCGAGCCGAACGTCTCCGACAATCGCTGCACCACCTACGGCCGCGCCTACAACACCGACAACTACGACTCCACCGGCGCCCAGCGCTGGACCGTGCTGCAGGACCAGACCAAGCACTACTCGGTCGGCTGCTCCAGCATCGCCGACAGCAACCAGGACGGTTACGCCACCACCCTGTACGACGGCGCCACGAGCGTGGCAGGCAACAAGCCGGTCGACGGCAACCCGACCGAGGCACGCACCTACACGAAGTCTGGCACCTATCGCTCGACGTGGTCCGGCTACGACTACGCCGGCCGCGTGGTGTGGACCGAAGACGGCAAGCACAACCGCACCACCACCACATACAGCCCGGCCAACACCTGGCCCCTGGACGGCGTCACGACCACAACCCCCGACCCCGACGGCACCGCCTCCGCGCGCACCGGGCTGACCTCCACCGTGTGGACGTCCCGCTTCTGGGGCACACCGACCACCGTCAAGGACGCCAACGGCCACTCCACCAACGTGACCCTGGATTCCGCGGGCCGGGTGGTGGAGGTGTGGAAGCCCACCGAGAGCGGCAGCTCGCCGTCGATGAAGTTCAGCTACAGCATCCCCACGTCGACCAACAGTGCCGAGGTCCCGGACGCGGTCGACGGCTACCCCCACGTGGCCAGCCACGTGCTGCAGTCCGGCACAACCTATCTGACCTCGCACGCCTATATGGACGGCCTCGGCCGCGCCCGCGAAACACAGACCCCGCTGCCGAGCGACCTCGACGCCGCGACCAACCAGACCCTTCCGTACCGGCAGGTGGCGGTCACCCGCTACGACTCCGCCGGACAGGTCACCGGCACCTCAGCCGTCTTCCGCAACCAGGGCACTGCCGGCTCTGGCGGCCCCTCCAGCCCTCAGGTCGCCGAACTCCCTTCGTACAACGACCTGGTCCTGGACTGGGTCGGCCGCACCGTAACTTCCCGGATCCAGGCGTACGGAGTGACCCAGGACGAAGGCCAGGTCACCACCACCTACAACGGCGACTACACAGTCGTCCAGCCTGCCGTGGGCCCCCCTACCGACACGTACACCGATGTCTACGGACAGGTCTCCAAGGTCGTCGAACACAGCGGCAGCTCCACCTTTACCACCGCCTACGCCTACAGCGGCAAGGGCGAACTGAAGCAGATCACCGACCCCCGCGGCAACAACACCTTCTACACCTACGACTGGACCGGCCAGCGCATCACCGTAGACGACCCGGACGCCGGCGACTCGACGACCGAGTACGACGCCAACGGCAAGATCAGCAAGACGACCAGCAACGGCGGTAAAACCGTCCTCACCTACGGGTACGACAATCTCGGCCGCAAGACGGCCGTCTCCAGTGGTTCGGACGAACTCGCTGCCTGGACCTGGGATGGCCTGAACATCACAAACGGCAAGGGCAAGATCACCTCCACCAGCAGCCGTGACACAGCGGGCAACACGTACACCATCAAGGTCGGGTCCTTTGACGCCCGCGGCCGCGCACTGAGCAGCACGGTCACCATCCCTGCCGGTATCAACGGCCTGGCCGGGAACTACACGACCTCGCTCACGTACGACGCCGCCGACCACGTTACCAAGGTGATCTACCCCAGCGCGGGTGGACTCGCCGAGGAGACGGTGACCACTGCGTACGACGCCTATGGCTATCCTTCCCGCCTCACCAGCACCCTGGGCAGCACCGTCTACATCGACGGCACCGCCTACGACGCCTATGGTCGCCTGGTCGAGCGCAACTACGGTACCGGGATTGGCGGCAACGGCATCCGGGCCAAGCGCAGCTACGCCTACGACGACAGCAACGGCACCCGCTGGCTGAAGACCATCGCGACGACCACCACGGTCGATGAACTGGTCACCGAGGCCCAGAAGGACACCTACACCTACGACCTGACCGGCCGTATCACCGAGCTGCGGGAGCAGGCCACCGGCCAGACCGCCCAGTCGCAGTGCTTCCGCTACGACGACCAGCGCCGCCTGAGCAGAGCCTTTACCCACTCCACGGCCGGCATCTGCGCCAACACCGCACAGACCACGTCCGACTTCACGGGCACGGCCCCATACCAGACCGCCTACACCTACGACCGCATGGGCAACCTGCAGTCGGCCACGGACACCAACTCGGCAGGCGTGGCCACCCTGCGCGACTACATCTACCCCGGCTACGACGACGCTGGCACCTGGACGACGGCCAACGCAGCCTGGCCACATGGCGTCCGCAAGATCATCAACAAGACCAGCGGAACCGCCACCCAAACGGACACCTTCACCTACGACGACAACGGCACGATGACGCAGCGCGTCGAAGAGCCCGCCGCTGCAGAAAAGACGACCACGGACTACACGTGGACGAAGCTTGCCCAGCTGTCCACGGTCAAGACCACCAAGCCCAGCGGCAGCGAACTGACCCGCTACGCCTACGACGCAGACGGCAACCTCCTGCTCCGCACCACGCCCCAGGAGACCGTCGCCTCCTTCGGCGGCACCGAACTACGCACCACCAACGGCACAAAGGTCACCGCGACCCGGTACTACACCAACGGTGCGGCCACCGTGGCCATGCGCACGACCAAGGGCACAACCGCCACCAACGGCAAACTCACCTACCTGTTGGCCGACACCCAAGCCTCCACACAACTCACCGTCGACGCCTCCACCGGCACCCCCACCCGCCGCCGCTACACCCCCTTCGGGGACGAACGCAACGGCACTTTGCCTACCGGCACCGACAACGGCTTCCTCGGCAAGACAGAGGACACCAGCACGGGCTTGTCCCTTCTCGGCGCCCGCGCCTACGACCCCCACCTGGGCCGGTTCCTCAGCCCGGACCCCCTCAGCGCCCCCTATTCCCCGCAGAACCTCTCCGCCTACAGCTACAGCCGGAACGACCCCATCAACTACTCCGACCCCTCAGGGCTCATGGAGACGTGCGGCGCCTATTCCGTCACCTGTCCTGGGCCTGACACTGACACCGAACCCAAGAAGAGGTCTGGTGGCGGCTCGGGCGGAGGTGGTGGAACCACTACCGCGACTGGAACAGGCGCGGGAGGCAGCAACTCAGACGGGGGCTGCGGCTCCTGGGGCTTCGTCTCCAGTGTCTGCCGCGGCGTTGGCGAGACCTTCTACGGTTTGATATCGAATGTCCCACACACGGTTGAATACACCGGATGGATCTTTGACGGTGACTGCAGAAATGGCGGAGGGCCCGGTTCTCCGGGATGCGACTACGGGGCTCAATTCGATGCCTGGGTAGCTGGCTACGGCTACGACACATCGAGTGACGCCTATCAAGTACCCAGCGCTCTTGCGGCAATCTTCTCTCACAGGCCTTCATATAGAGGGAAGGGGGCAGCGGATTCCAAGGGGTCAATCATCGGTGCGACAACAAAGTCGACGCACTGGGCTCTTGTGGAGGTTCGCGACGCGGAAGGAGTGAAAGTCAATGCATATACACTGCGCAGTGGGAGCCAGACGCCGGAGGAGGCTGCTCTTGGATTTCCGAATAATACGCAAGCCAGTCATACGGAGAGTCGAGCGACACGTATGTCCGGCGGCAGCCCCACGGTTCGAATCCCTGGTGATCGCTACGCGAAGCTAGCGCCTGTCAGCCCTGGGGACACTGTGACGATCCATGGAACCAAAAATCCGTGCTCGCAGTGCCAGGGCTCTATGAGGCGAGCCGCCGCTGAGACGGGTGCGACGTTCGTGTACGTTTGGGGAAACAGGACGTGGAGCACTGCAGGGGAGTGA
- a CDS encoding alpha/beta hydrolase family protein, translating into MSTSTATSADTLGTPVPVLSFSPVVLSVPGRPVDLQVRVSAPATGTGLPVILLSHGHGPSNNLSSLNGYAPLANFWAAYGFAVVQPTHLTSRTLSHLVADAPGAPDFWRSRAEDMTHILDRLDVIERTVPQLAGRIDPTKVAIVGHSLGGFTAALLLGAGLTDPDTGNVVHLVEPRIKAGVLLAAPGRGGDVLNGPMAEQWPIIGALDFSTMTAPALVVAGDKDDSRHFTDMGPDWHADPYTLARGPKSLLTLFDAEHGLGGIAGYDAAETTDENPERVSALAWLTAAYLHTQLHPGAPTWQTACEALTTGPDPVGRVESK; encoded by the coding sequence GTGAGCACATCCACTGCCACCAGCGCCGACACCTTGGGCACTCCCGTCCCGGTCCTGTCCTTCAGCCCCGTAGTCCTCTCCGTGCCCGGACGTCCCGTGGACCTCCAGGTGCGCGTCTCCGCACCCGCGACCGGAACCGGCCTCCCCGTCATCCTCCTCTCCCACGGTCACGGCCCCTCGAACAACCTCTCCTCGCTCAACGGCTACGCGCCGCTTGCCAACTTCTGGGCCGCTTACGGATTCGCCGTCGTTCAGCCCACCCACCTCACCTCCCGGACACTGAGCCACCTGGTCGCCGACGCGCCCGGCGCACCTGACTTCTGGCGCTCCCGCGCCGAGGACATGACCCACATCCTCGACCGGCTCGACGTAATCGAGCGCACCGTGCCGCAGCTCGCGGGGCGGATCGACCCCACCAAGGTCGCCATCGTCGGACACTCGCTCGGCGGCTTCACCGCCGCCCTCCTCCTGGGCGCCGGGCTCACCGACCCCGACACCGGGAACGTCGTGCACCTCGTCGAGCCCCGGATCAAGGCAGGCGTGCTGCTCGCCGCGCCCGGCAGGGGCGGCGACGTCCTCAACGGGCCCATGGCCGAGCAGTGGCCGATCATCGGGGCCCTCGACTTCTCCACCATGACCGCACCTGCGCTGGTCGTCGCCGGCGACAAGGACGATTCCCGGCACTTCACGGATATGGGGCCGGACTGGCACGCCGACCCGTACACCCTCGCCCGCGGTCCCAAGAGCCTGCTCACCCTGTTCGACGCGGAGCACGGACTCGGCGGGATCGCCGGATACGACGCCGCCGAGACAACCGACGAGAACCCCGAGCGAGTCTCTGCCCTCGCCTGGCTCACCGCTGCCTACCTCCACACCCAGCTCCACCCCGGCGCCCCCACGTGGCAGACCGCCTGCGAGGCACTGACGACCGGCCCCGACCCAGTAGGACGAGTCGAATCCAAGTAA
- a CDS encoding TetR/AcrR family transcriptional regulator — MATEGPAGESPSRGKRADAQRNRQAVLAAAAEVFVTSGVDAPIRQIAARASVGMATIYRHFPTRADLVTAVYRHQIEECAEAGPTLLASADSPFNALRQWIDLFVDFLVTKHGLADALQSDSDRFAALHAYFLDRLLPVCAQLLDAAVEAGDIKPGTQPYELMRGIGNLCIGRDNDPRYDPRRLIALLLQGLQRPHAS; from the coding sequence ATGGCCACCGAGGGCCCTGCAGGGGAGTCACCGTCCCGAGGCAAGCGGGCCGACGCGCAACGCAACCGGCAGGCGGTGCTCGCTGCCGCCGCCGAGGTGTTCGTCACCTCCGGCGTCGACGCGCCGATCCGCCAGATCGCGGCCCGGGCGAGCGTCGGGATGGCCACGATCTACCGCCACTTCCCGACCCGGGCGGATCTCGTCACCGCCGTCTACCGCCACCAGATCGAGGAATGCGCTGAGGCCGGCCCGACCCTGCTGGCCAGTGCCGACTCCCCGTTCAACGCGCTGCGCCAGTGGATCGACCTCTTCGTCGACTTCCTGGTCACCAAGCACGGACTCGCCGACGCCCTGCAGTCCGACAGCGACCGCTTCGCCGCGCTGCACGCCTACTTCCTCGACCGCCTGCTGCCCGTCTGCGCCCAACTGCTCGACGCCGCGGTCGAGGCCGGCGACATCAAGCCCGGCACGCAGCCCTACGAGCTGATGCGCGGCATCGGCAACCTCTGCATCGGACGTGACAACGACCCCCGCTACGACCCCCGACGCCTGATCGCTCTCCTCCTCCAGGGACTCCAGCGACCTCACGCGTCCTGA
- a CDS encoding tyrosine-type recombinase/integrase, translating into MVLEEKWPVLGRHEQAAGWLQVWTDLGRAPRTIDAYARGLAEYLEMCERENVDPLTANRAHIAVYVRELTSRPSRRGANVISIDSGYGLANVTIQQRLVPVRLFYDFLMEDGQRDSNPVGRGRYTPGRRRGGHERGLVPRLTKLPWIPTEQQWMDVLAVAAAEPIRNRVMLALAYDAALRREELCSLRTDDLDPAHRTLRVRAETTKNRLERVVPYSAPTGVLLSGYLAHRARISRARGPLFLSESRRNHAEPLSLWTWSKVVRRIALAADVPRFSTHTTRHLCLTDLARMGWELHAIATFAGHRHTASTLTYIHLSGRDLADKLNRGMEQIHGWRVQMLARLGAPTKEAVSP; encoded by the coding sequence GTGGTGCTGGAGGAGAAGTGGCCGGTGCTCGGCCGGCATGAGCAGGCGGCCGGGTGGCTGCAGGTGTGGACCGACCTGGGGCGGGCGCCCCGGACCATCGATGCCTATGCCCGAGGGCTGGCCGAGTATCTGGAGATGTGCGAGCGGGAGAACGTCGACCCGCTGACCGCGAACCGTGCCCATATCGCTGTCTACGTACGGGAGTTGACCTCACGACCGAGCCGTCGGGGTGCGAACGTGATCTCGATCGACTCGGGCTACGGTCTTGCCAACGTCACCATTCAGCAGCGTCTGGTGCCGGTCCGGCTGTTCTACGACTTCCTCATGGAGGACGGGCAGCGCGACTCCAACCCGGTCGGCCGTGGCCGCTACACGCCGGGTCGCCGACGCGGCGGGCACGAGCGTGGCCTCGTGCCGAGGCTGACGAAGCTGCCCTGGATACCTACCGAACAGCAGTGGATGGATGTCCTCGCGGTCGCCGCCGCGGAGCCGATCCGCAACCGCGTGATGCTCGCGCTCGCCTACGACGCCGCACTGCGCCGGGAGGAGCTGTGCTCCCTGCGTACGGACGACTTGGACCCGGCTCACCGAACCCTGCGAGTACGGGCGGAGACGACCAAGAACCGGCTGGAGCGCGTTGTCCCGTACTCCGCGCCGACCGGCGTCCTGCTGTCGGGCTACCTCGCTCACCGGGCCCGGATCAGCCGGGCACGGGGACCGCTGTTCCTGTCGGAATCCCGGCGCAATCACGCCGAGCCGCTGAGCTTGTGGACCTGGTCGAAGGTGGTCCGCCGGATCGCGCTGGCCGCTGATGTCCCGCGGTTCTCCACACACACCACGAGACACCTGTGCTTGACCGACCTGGCTCGGATGGGCTGGGAACTGCATGCCATCGCCACGTTCGCCGGCCACCGCCACACCGCCTCCACGCTCACCTACATCCACCTCTCGGGCCGGGACCTGGCCGACAAGCTCAACCGCGGCATGGAGCAGATCCACGGCTGGCGGGTGCAGATGTTGGCCCGTCTGGGCGCGCCCACGAAGGAGGCGGTCTCGCCGTGA